The region TTGTCGATAAATTGGAACGTAGTCTAATCGAACTGATCCAAGGCTATGTTGAAGAGCTGCAAAAAAAGTATAAAGATGTTTACCTGATTCGTAGTGATGAGCGTAATACTAAGCTAAAATTGCATGAATTTGCTGGAGATGTGTCTCACTATGCTGGTTTCTTACCGGACTTTGTCCTGTATTTAGCTAATGAGTCCTACATTTATCAGGTTTATATTGAACCCAAGGGTACCCAATTGCTCGAGCAAGACCAATGGAAAGAGGACTTGTTAACGAGTATTTCGCCTGAACGTGTCGATGTTATTGGCGAAAATGATAAGGTAAAGTTGTATGGTGTTAAATTCTATGTTGCGGGTGATGCCCGTCAGGTACGGAACAAAATTCAAAATATAGCTTTCTAAAATAGGGTCGATAATTATAGGATGACTCCTAAATCTAAAAAGACAAGGCCCATTAATTTATTAACTAATAATATTGAATTTCAATTTCATAGGAAAATTGGTAAACTATTCAACAAAATAGTTGAAAAGGTGGGAAGAAAATGTTTGAACAAGCAGTTAACTACAAAAATGGACTATATGAAGAACTGTCTAAAATTGGTAAGGGGCTAAGCAGTGATCGACGATTAGAAATTCTTGATCTTTTAACTCAAGCACCCAAATCAGTTGAAACTATTGCCAACGGGGTCGGAATAAGTGTAGCTAACGCCTCACGCCATCTACAAATATTGAAGGACAGTCATCTGGTTAAAACAAAACGAAAAGGCAATCATATTATTTATAGCCTTAGTTCTCCCAAAATTAGTGATCTTGTGCACCTATTAACCGACATTGGTAACAGTGAACTTTCAGATATGAAAACAATTCAGGATAAATCAGACGCTCAAGATAACGTTAAAACCATTTCGTTAAAGCAAGCTCAAGAAGAATACAAAAATTGCTTTGTCCTTGATGTACGACCTTCTGATGAATATGCAGCAGGCCACATACAATCGGCAATTAATGTCCCATTGGAAACATTAAAAGAATCAATGCCCAAATTACCTAAAGATCAAAAGATTATTGTTTATTGCCGTGGAAGACTATGTGCTAATTCCAACATTGCCACACAGATCTTAAATAGAAATGGTTTTGACGCAGTTAGTTTAAATTCAAGTCACTATGATTGGAATAAAATAACAGAATAAACAGTTTAAGCACGATTTAGTCATTTATTGATTAAATCGTGCTTTTATATTGACTTACAAAAAGTATATGATATTATTAAACTATTCAAGTAAACAATTGAATGATTGAAAGGCAGTGACATAACTTGTCTACTATTGATAAAACGCTAACCTTAATTAATTTTGAGAATAATTGGTGCGCCCAGTGTTATACGCAGCGACCAATAATAAATAAGATTAGCCATGACTTTAATTCATATTTAAACGTTCGGGTAGTGAATTCAGATGCTCACCCAGAACTAGCAAAAAAATACAATGTTTATTCCGCACCCAGTACTATTTTGCTGCGTGATGGAAGAATCGTTGAAAAAATTACCCGTTTTATTGATCAATCACAATTAACAACTTTAATTAAATATTACCTATAAAGGAGCGACTCTTATGGTTAAGAACTTAACTGACAAAGACTTTGTGAAAGAAACTAGTACCGGTGTTACATTAACTGATTTTTGGGCTACTTGGTGTCCTCCATGTCGAATGCAAGGACCGATTATTGAACAACTTGATAAAGAAATTGGCGATAAAGTCAAAATCACTAAAATGGACGTAGATGCAAATCAAGAAACACCAATAGCATTTGGAATTATGTCTATTCCAACCTTAATTATCAAAAAAGATGGCCAAGTAGTTGATAAGCTGGTTGGCCTCCAAAGTAAGGACCAACTTAAAACCGTTCTTGCTCAATATACTAATTAGGTTAAGAGGGGAGAAGCTGAATGGAACAACTATCAGTAATGAATAAAAAAGAATTTGATAAAAAACTGAAGAATGGAAAATATATTTTAGTGTTTATAGCTTCTTGGTGCCCTGATTGTAGCTTTATCAAGCCTCATCTACCAGAAATTGAACAAGAATTCAAAGATTACACTTTCATCAGTGTCGATCGTGATGAGAATACCGAATTGGCTCAAGAACTAAACATCTTTGGTATTCCAAGCTTCGTTATTTTTAGAGATGGGCAAGAAATCGGAAGACTTGTCAATAAAGATCGGAAGACTAAAGAAGAAGTCGAAAACTTCATTACCAACACTATTAACTAATGAAGAGTTTTTTAACTATTCTTGGCGGTATGGGGACGTTAGCAACTGAAAGTTATGTCCGACTCCTTAATAAGAAAACTGAAACCCATAAAGACCAAGACCATTTAGATTATATAGTGGTTAACCATTATTGATGCACAAGAAGTCATTGTTAATCGTTCATTGGATAAGGGATTAGCGTTACGTGACGACTAATAAGTAGATTGGATTGAAATTTAATGAGGAAATATCATGTAGTAGTGATTGGGGCCGGTCCTGGTGGAATGACCGCTGCCTTATATGCAGCACGAGCTAATTTAAATGTAGCAATGCTTGATCGCGGTATTTATGGTGGACAAATGAACAACACCGATGACATTGAAAACTACCCTGGTTTTACAACAATTAAGGGTCCTGAACTTGGTGAGAAAATGTATCAAGGAACCGTTAAGGCCGGAGTAAATTTTGTATATGGTGATGTCCAAAACGTTACCGTTGATGATCAACAAATGAAGCATATTCAAACCGATAGTGACGAGTTAGTAGCAAGCGCAGTAATTATTGCAACAGGATCTAATAATCGAAAATTAGGTGTACCAGGTGAAGAAAAGTTCTCCGGAAAAGGGGTTTCTTACTGTGCAGTATGTGATGGTTCTTTCTTTAAAGGAAAGAATGTTACTGTAGTTGGCGGTGGTGATTCAGCAATTTCTGAAGGATTGTACTTAGCTAATGTCACTGATGGAGTTAATGTCATTCATCGTCGCGATCGGTTACGGGCACAAAAGGTATTACAAAATCGTGCTTTTGATAACGATAAGATAGATTTCACTTGGAATACTAGTGTGACAGAGATTTTAGGTGATGAAAATCATGTTACTGGAGTAAAAATCCATAACAATCAGGTCGGTGATGATACAACTCTAGACACTGATGGAGTTTTCGTTTATGTCGGTAACTTTCCAAATAGCCAAATTTTCAATAATTTAAATATTACCGATCAAGCTGGTTGGATTATAACTAACGATCAAATGGAAACAACAATTCCTGGAATCTATGCAATTGGTGATGTCCGGCAAAAGCAACTGCGGCAAATTACAACTGCGGTTGGCGATGGTGGTATTGCTGGGCAAAACGCCTTTGAATATTTCGAAGCCATAAAGCATCGGCAAACGGTTAAAGATTAAAGAGAGGAAAATTACTTTATGGAAATCAAATATTGGTCAGACATTGCTTGCCCCTTTTGTTATATCGGTTCTAATCGAATGAAACGAGCAATGAAGGAAATTGGTATTTATGACACAACTGAATTAGAGTTCAAATCATTCGAGCTTAACCCTGCAACACCAAAGGAAACCGATGAAGGATACATTAATCACTTCACTCAGGGAAATAAGGCAATGGAGCCACAGGCCAAAAAGCAAATGGCTTACATCGAACAAATGGCGCATAACGATGGTCTACCAATGGATCTTGACAGTGTAGTACCTACAAATACTATGGATGCGCACCGGATTATTAAATTCGCAGAAGCTAAAAATGATCCTGATTTGACTGAACGAGTAATTAGACGCTTCTACCAAGTTTACTTTAGTGATGGTCAATCGATTTCTGACCATGATGTGCTATTAAATGCGGCAATGGAAGCTGGGCTTGCTAAAGACGAAGTAGAAAAAGTGCTTAATTCTAACCAATATCATCAAGCTGTGGTCAATGACGAGGCGGAGGCTCAACAATCCGGTATTCATGCTGCACCTTTTTTTGTAATCAATAATAAGTATGCAATTAGTGGTGCCCAACCATATGAAGTCTTTGTTAAAGCCTTAAAGCGAGTTCAAGAAGAAGAAAATTAGGAGGAATTTACGATGGCCGAAGATAAGCCACAATTTAATACAATATTTGGCGATAATAATGATGATGCTGTATGTGGGCCAGACGGTTGTACTATCGCTGAACATCAAAAGCAAACTGAGGATAAGAAGAAAACAAAATAAATGGAGGGAAGCTATAAATGAAGTTTGACTACGTTGTTATTGGCAGTGGGCCATCAGTTTATCGTTTCCTATTGGGAATGCAGAATAGCGGAAAGAAAATCGCGGTTGTTGAAAAGAATCGGTTTGGCGGAATTTGCCCTAACGAAGGCTGCGAACCCAAGATTTTCTTAGAAGGAGCAGCACGAGCAACCTTAACTTCAATGCGTTTGCAAGGTAAGGGAATTACTCAACCAGCTAAGCTTGACTGGAAAGAACTTATTCAGCAAAAGAATAAGGCTATGGCGTCATTCCTAAATAATATGCAAAGTATGTATGAAGGCCTGGGTGCGACTACCATCAAGGGTGAAGCATCATTTGTTGATCAACATACCATTGAAGTTAATAATAAAAAAATCACTGCTGATAATTTTGTAATCGCAACCGGAAAAAAGCCGCATCCTCTTAACATTCCTGGCCACGAGTACCTACTTACTAGTACTAACCTTTTTGAACTCGAAGATACTCCAAAGAACGTCGCAATTATCGGAAGTGGTTACGTTGGTATGGAATTTGCTACATTGTTGTCTGCTGCCGGGGTTAAAGTAACCGTTATTGTCCGATCCGGCCAACCGCTAGAGGGATTTTACAGCCAACACGTTCATCAGTTAGTTGATGAAATGAAAAACTCACTTGGTATTAATTTTATATTTAACACAAATGTTACAGCTGTTACCGAAGCACAAACTGGCTATGAGGTTCAATCAGCTAACGGCAACCTTGGCACTTTTGATAAAGTTATTAATGCCAGTGGTAGAGTTCCTGAAATTAATGCATTGAAACTTGATAATGCTGGTGTAGAGTATAGCAACCGCGGAATTAAAGTTGATAAATATTTGACCACATCAGCAAATAACATTTACGCAATGGGCGATATTGTTGATAAAACCGTACCAGCATTAACCTCTACGGCACAGTTTGAAGCAGACTACTTAAGTGCCTTACTTACTAATAAAACAACTGAACCTCTTAGGTACCCAGTAATTGGAACCGTTACGTTCACATTCCCCCAACTCGCTCAAGCTGGAATTAGTATTGATAAAGCAAAGGAAGACAGTAATTATTCAATTAAAGATATTGATATTACTCAAGGTGACTTTTTTTATGCTGGAACAGATGATCACGCACGATTATCATTAGTCTTTGACAAGCAAAATCATCTCGTGGGCGCTGCTGAAATTAGCCAAACAGCAGTAGATGATATCAATGCACTAATTCCTGTTATGGCAATTGATGTTGATCCAAAGGTTTGGAAAGAAAAGATGATAATGGCTTTCCCTGGTTTAGCATATAAAATTAGAACATTAATTTAACAACAAGAGGGTCTATTTTTATATAATCGCCCCTAGGAAAGACCATTAAAACAGCCCCCATTATCTACTAGTTGGATAATGGGGGCTGTTTTTTTGTTAAGTGATATAATAAACCATAAAAGAAGTTTAGAAATACGGTCCTGGTCATCAATAAATAAACAATTTAATTACTTAATTAATTATTTATTTAATTATTTAATTTCAGAAAGGTATATATGAATCATGGTGCAACAAATTGTCCTACCCATCAAAGACTCCAACGTCTTAAAGATGGTACAAGATACACTTCTCGATAGTTTCCGTGCTGGTCGCCGAAATTACACCGTTTTTCAAGTTGGTAAGGCCACGCTACTACGTGTGAGTGATGTCATGACATTAAAAAAATCAGATGTCTATAATCCAGACGGCTCTGTCAAAAATACAGCCTTTATTCATGATAAAAAG is a window of Leuconostoc kimchii IMSNU 11154 DNA encoding:
- a CDS encoding ArsR/SmtB family transcription factor codes for the protein MFEQAVNYKNGLYEELSKIGKGLSSDRRLEILDLLTQAPKSVETIANGVGISVANASRHLQILKDSHLVKTKRKGNHIIYSLSSPKISDLVHLLTDIGNSELSDMKTIQDKSDAQDNVKTISLKQAQEEYKNCFVLDVRPSDEYAAGHIQSAINVPLETLKESMPKLPKDQKIIVYCRGRLCANSNIATQILNRNGFDAVSLNSSHYDWNKITE
- a CDS encoding thioredoxin family protein, with translation MSTIDKTLTLINFENNWCAQCYTQRPIINKISHDFNSYLNVRVVNSDAHPELAKKYNVYSAPSTILLRDGRIVEKITRFIDQSQLTTLIKYYL
- the trxA gene encoding thioredoxin, encoding MVKNLTDKDFVKETSTGVTLTDFWATWCPPCRMQGPIIEQLDKEIGDKVKITKMDVDANQETPIAFGIMSIPTLIIKKDGQVVDKLVGLQSKDQLKTVLAQYTN
- a CDS encoding thioredoxin family protein, with protein sequence MEQLSVMNKKEFDKKLKNGKYILVFIASWCPDCSFIKPHLPEIEQEFKDYTFISVDRDENTELAQELNIFGIPSFVIFRDGQEIGRLVNKDRKTKEEVENFITNTIN
- the trxB gene encoding thioredoxin-disulfide reductase, translating into MRKYHVVVIGAGPGGMTAALYAARANLNVAMLDRGIYGGQMNNTDDIENYPGFTTIKGPELGEKMYQGTVKAGVNFVYGDVQNVTVDDQQMKHIQTDSDELVASAVIIATGSNNRKLGVPGEEKFSGKGVSYCAVCDGSFFKGKNVTVVGGGDSAISEGLYLANVTDGVNVIHRRDRLRAQKVLQNRAFDNDKIDFTWNTSVTEILGDENHVTGVKIHNNQVGDDTTLDTDGVFVYVGNFPNSQIFNNLNITDQAGWIITNDQMETTIPGIYAIGDVRQKQLRQITTAVGDGGIAGQNAFEYFEAIKHRQTVKD
- a CDS encoding DsbA family oxidoreductase; the encoded protein is MEIKYWSDIACPFCYIGSNRMKRAMKEIGIYDTTELEFKSFELNPATPKETDEGYINHFTQGNKAMEPQAKKQMAYIEQMAHNDGLPMDLDSVVPTNTMDAHRIIKFAEAKNDPDLTERVIRRFYQVYFSDGQSISDHDVLLNAAMEAGLAKDEVEKVLNSNQYHQAVVNDEAEAQQSGIHAAPFFVINNKYAISGAQPYEVFVKALKRVQEEEN
- a CDS encoding dihydrolipoyl dehydrogenase family protein, with the translated sequence MKFDYVVIGSGPSVYRFLLGMQNSGKKIAVVEKNRFGGICPNEGCEPKIFLEGAARATLTSMRLQGKGITQPAKLDWKELIQQKNKAMASFLNNMQSMYEGLGATTIKGEASFVDQHTIEVNNKKITADNFVIATGKKPHPLNIPGHEYLLTSTNLFELEDTPKNVAIIGSGYVGMEFATLLSAAGVKVTVIVRSGQPLEGFYSQHVHQLVDEMKNSLGINFIFNTNVTAVTEAQTGYEVQSANGNLGTFDKVINASGRVPEINALKLDNAGVEYSNRGIKVDKYLTTSANNIYAMGDIVDKTVPALTSTAQFEADYLSALLTNKTTEPLRYPVIGTVTFTFPQLAQAGISIDKAKEDSNYSIKDIDITQGDFFYAGTDDHARLSLVFDKQNHLVGAAEISQTAVDDINALIPVMAIDVDPKVWKEKMIMAFPGLAYKIRTLI